Proteins found in one Corynebacterium freneyi genomic segment:
- a CDS encoding tyrosine-type recombinase/integrase yields the protein MPQKRIRNGKIRWVGRYRDPAGRERSRTFDTRREAAAWEHEREREMRRGEWVNASDAPTLGQLWVSWEKAASTDGTRAVRHRVGKNLGDLYGVQITRINAAMLRTWLVHLRDGRPWVDGCVGLAENTRAAWWGQLVGCFGMAVDDQLLLASPTSRVRGPRASSSIDPAKLPTVESVAAAIRRADESGREVLATMIMLAACTGMRAGEVGGLRPRSVDLRGMVVHVVEQSVVKREGREPEWAPLKSAAARRSIPIPPAMKVRLAGHMLAHPADADDVLFRTPTGRGWTSEHISHAMKALGGPRFHDLRHLYASSLIRRGMGVKAVQAMLGHASATLTLDTYAHLWPDEHERVRDAAGGLLGDVLRDQCGTDGDERSV from the coding sequence ATGCCGCAGAAACGAATCCGCAACGGGAAGATCCGGTGGGTGGGCCGGTACCGTGACCCCGCCGGCCGGGAGCGGTCCCGCACGTTCGACACCCGCCGTGAAGCCGCCGCATGGGAGCACGAGCGTGAACGTGAAATGCGCCGCGGCGAATGGGTGAACGCCAGCGACGCGCCGACGCTCGGCCAGCTCTGGGTGTCATGGGAGAAAGCAGCATCGACGGACGGAACCCGGGCGGTGAGGCACCGCGTCGGCAAGAACCTCGGAGACTTGTACGGCGTGCAGATCACCCGCATCAACGCGGCGATGCTGCGCACGTGGCTCGTGCATCTGCGTGATGGTCGCCCGTGGGTCGATGGGTGCGTAGGGCTTGCAGAGAACACGCGGGCCGCGTGGTGGGGGCAGCTCGTTGGGTGCTTCGGCATGGCCGTTGATGATCAGCTGCTGCTGGCGTCGCCGACCAGCCGGGTGCGTGGGCCTCGGGCGTCGTCGTCGATTGACCCGGCGAAGCTACCGACGGTCGAGTCGGTAGCGGCGGCGATTCGTCGTGCGGACGAGTCGGGGCGGGAGGTTCTAGCGACGATGATTATGCTCGCCGCGTGCACCGGGATGCGGGCGGGTGAGGTCGGGGGCCTGCGGCCACGAAGTGTCGATCTGCGGGGAATGGTGGTGCATGTCGTGGAGCAGTCGGTGGTCAAGCGTGAGGGGCGGGAGCCGGAGTGGGCACCGCTGAAATCGGCGGCTGCCCGGCGGTCTATCCCGATTCCTCCAGCGATGAAGGTACGGCTGGCGGGCCACATGCTGGCGCACCCGGCAGATGCGGATGATGTGCTTTTCCGGACGCCGACGGGTCGAGGGTGGACATCGGAGCACATCTCCCACGCGATGAAGGCACTCGGGGGGCCGCGGTTCCATGACCTCCGACACCTGTATGCGTCGTCGCTGATTCGCCGCGGGATGGGGGTGAAGGCGGTGCAGGCGATGTTGGGGCACGCGTCGGCGACGCTGACGCTGGATACGTACGCGCACCTGTGGCCGGATGAGCATGAGCGGGTGCGGGACGCTGCCGGCGGATTGCTGGGGGATGTGCTGCGGGACCAGTGCGGGACGGACGGCGATGAGCGGTCGGTGTGA
- a CDS encoding ImmA/IrrE family metallo-endopeptidase: MTIDDLHDLAAAIGARVESHAAGPKGRYVHQTRTISIRCDLGPTRYRCTLAHELAHAMAGDEPTGIGWADARMERAADITAARWLITEDAYAAAEALYGPHPGAIARELGVTLHILQVWQSLYERTRAA, from the coding sequence TTGACGATTGATGACCTGCACGACCTAGCCGCCGCCATCGGTGCCCGCGTCGAATCGCACGCCGCGGGGCCGAAAGGCCGGTACGTCCACCAGACCCGCACGATCAGCATCCGCTGCGATCTCGGCCCCACCCGCTACCGCTGCACCCTGGCGCATGAACTCGCCCACGCCATGGCCGGCGACGAGCCCACGGGCATCGGATGGGCGGACGCCCGGATGGAGCGGGCGGCGGACATCACCGCAGCGCGGTGGCTGATCACCGAAGACGCCTACGCCGCGGCGGAAGCGCTCTACGGCCCCCACCCCGGGGCCATCGCCCGCGAGCTCGGCGTCACCCTCCACATCCTCCAGGTGTGGCAATCCCTCTACGAAAGGACACGAGCAGCATGA
- a CDS encoding helix-turn-helix domain-containing protein, with translation MTETRWWKYMQGLMGEQSQLDAANQIGISKSNITRWKDGARAAPDFVVKVARAYGANVLEALVEAEFITEKEAKLQQVRTGTPLEEATNQQILREILRRSGPEATYLFGMGDEQINPDADVLDLPRRSDDTPAIRAVSDDDLPYVADSSPDHPEEDIEFDD, from the coding sequence ATGACCGAAACGCGATGGTGGAAATACATGCAAGGGTTGATGGGCGAGCAGTCTCAGCTCGACGCCGCAAATCAGATCGGCATCTCGAAAAGCAACATCACCCGATGGAAAGACGGGGCACGCGCCGCCCCGGACTTCGTGGTGAAAGTCGCCCGCGCGTACGGGGCAAATGTCCTCGAAGCACTGGTGGAGGCCGAGTTCATCACTGAAAAGGAAGCCAAGCTTCAACAGGTCCGTACGGGAACTCCTTTGGAGGAAGCAACCAATCAGCAGATATTGCGCGAAATCCTCCGCCGCAGCGGACCCGAAGCCACGTACCTCTTCGGGATGGGTGATGAGCAGATCAACCCCGACGCCGATGTCCTCGACCTGCCGCGACGCTCTGACGACACCCCCGCGATCCGGGCGGTGTCCGACGATGACCTCCCGTACGTGGCTGACTCCAGCCCCGATCATCCGGAGGAGGACATCGAGTTTGACGATTGA
- a CDS encoding helix-turn-helix domain-containing protein, with protein sequence MHTVKTTRVRGEWVDELLKAYGTVTAVAAEMGVDKSTASRWLAGDGEATGRFIGTVLLTFPVSFDDAFVVTEEIAQRRKARVYRHATGVAA encoded by the coding sequence ATGCACACGGTCAAGACCACCCGCGTCCGCGGCGAATGGGTCGATGAACTGCTCAAGGCTTACGGCACCGTCACTGCCGTGGCTGCCGAGATGGGCGTGGATAAGTCCACTGCCTCTCGGTGGCTCGCCGGAGATGGCGAGGCTACTGGCCGCTTCATCGGGACGGTCCTGCTGACTTTTCCCGTCAGCTTCGACGACGCCTTTGTCGTCACCGAAGAGATCGCCCAGCGTCGCAAGGCCCGCGTCTACCGGCACGCCACCGGCGTCGCCGCGTAG
- a CDS encoding phage antirepressor N-terminal domain-containing protein, translating to MSSIVTIPFHGNQVQAVDVDGTPHVVFRPLVESIGLDYRSQSRRLSGKSWAGMVKMTIPSKGGPQETTVIDVRTLTMWLATIDENRVSDEARPLVVAYQAEIADVIESYWTQGGAINPRADEHQMNALIFQARAQMELAQAARGLIHPDHLEARARIILARGLGEASELDPASRPLYAQEFLKEKNLSKKQMAAKAGVFGKRLKKAYVEKHGREPEKYDLNVSNGQVRRVNGYTEADRPLMEKVWDTYFAEVPA from the coding sequence ATGTCTTCCATCGTCACCATCCCGTTCCACGGGAACCAGGTCCAGGCCGTTGATGTTGACGGCACCCCGCATGTGGTGTTCCGCCCGCTGGTCGAATCCATCGGACTCGACTACCGCAGCCAGTCGCGCCGACTGTCCGGCAAGTCCTGGGCAGGCATGGTCAAGATGACCATCCCTTCGAAGGGAGGGCCGCAGGAGACGACCGTCATTGATGTTCGGACTCTCACGATGTGGCTCGCCACCATCGACGAGAACCGAGTGTCCGATGAGGCCCGCCCGCTCGTGGTCGCGTACCAGGCGGAGATCGCCGACGTCATCGAGTCGTACTGGACGCAGGGCGGAGCGATCAACCCCCGCGCCGACGAGCACCAGATGAACGCCCTCATCTTCCAGGCCCGCGCCCAGATGGAACTCGCCCAGGCCGCACGCGGCCTGATCCACCCCGACCACCTCGAAGCCCGCGCCCGCATCATCCTCGCCCGCGGACTCGGCGAAGCCTCCGAACTCGACCCCGCGTCGCGCCCCCTGTACGCACAGGAATTCCTCAAGGAAAAGAACCTGTCGAAGAAGCAGATGGCCGCGAAGGCCGGCGTGTTCGGCAAGCGGCTGAAGAAGGCCTACGTCGAGAAGCATGGGCGGGAGCCGGAGAAGTACGACCTCAACGTCTCCAACGGGCAGGTGAGGCGGGTCAACGGCTACACGGAGGCCGACCGGCCCCTGATGGAGAAGGTTTGGGACACCTACTTCGCCGAGGTGCCCGCGTGA
- a CDS encoding helix-turn-helix domain-containing protein — MATIEPYMTGPEICEYLRIDSSQLSRMARRETNRLPATKHLGMGWRARRTDLDEWMTRQEVAA, encoded by the coding sequence ATGGCCACGATTGAGCCGTACATGACCGGCCCCGAAATCTGCGAGTACCTGCGGATCGACTCCTCCCAGCTGTCCCGCATGGCCCGCCGGGAGACAAACCGGTTGCCCGCCACCAAGCACCTCGGCATGGGCTGGCGCGCCCGCCGCACCGACCTCGACGAATGGATGACCCGCCAGGAGGTGGCGGCGTGA
- a CDS encoding single-stranded DNA-binding protein, which translates to MAQGDTPITLVGNVVSDPELRYTPSGAAVANFRVASTPRVFNRDANQWEDGDAVFLTCNVWKEQAENVMETLVKGMRVIVTGTLHQRSYETREGQQRTVYEIKDAEVGPSLKFATAQVIRNPRGGGGRPAGGQATRPDPWASSKPNNDGDQPPW; encoded by the coding sequence ATGGCGCAGGGAGACACTCCGATCACGCTGGTCGGCAACGTCGTCTCTGATCCGGAGCTGCGCTACACCCCGTCGGGTGCAGCGGTGGCGAACTTCCGCGTGGCGTCGACGCCCCGGGTGTTCAACCGCGACGCCAACCAGTGGGAGGACGGCGACGCGGTGTTCCTGACCTGCAACGTCTGGAAAGAACAGGCGGAAAACGTCATGGAAACGCTGGTCAAGGGCATGCGCGTCATCGTCACCGGCACGCTGCATCAGAGGTCGTACGAAACCCGCGAGGGGCAGCAGCGCACCGTCTACGAGATCAAGGACGCCGAGGTCGGTCCGTCGCTGAAGTTCGCCACGGCGCAGGTGATCCGCAACCCGCGCGGCGGTGGCGGGCGCCCGGCCGGTGGGCAGGCAACCCGCCCGGATCCGTGGGCGTCGTCCAAGCCCAACAATGACGGCGACCAGCCGCCGTGGTGA
- a CDS encoding helix-turn-helix domain-containing protein, with translation MSTEPLRGWGRRRHDHVMTIEEAARLVGITAPTLRAAARRGEDVGFPIIRAGRAYAVPRRPLHALLGLEADQ, from the coding sequence GTGAGCACCGAACCCCTGCGCGGCTGGGGCCGCCGCAGGCACGACCACGTGATGACCATCGAGGAGGCCGCCCGTCTGGTGGGGATCACCGCCCCCACGCTCCGCGCCGCCGCCCGCCGGGGCGAAGACGTGGGATTCCCCATCATCCGGGCCGGGAGGGCCTACGCCGTCCCCCGCCGCCCCCTGCACGCCCTACTCGGATTGGAGGCCGACCAGTGA
- a CDS encoding DUF433 domain-containing protein, with protein sequence MTGTSDRAWCVEMLLGNEWEQIDDDDGILWHTLDGACRHLHCLILAGCVSRMRIAHKAGHVTIDHEVMGGEPCIRGTRVPVECITSLFPEPDEWIHECYPTVPLGAIRWLRANHKEQA encoded by the coding sequence ATGACTGGGACTTCTGACCGCGCCTGGTGCGTGGAAATGCTACTCGGTAACGAATGGGAGCAGATCGACGATGACGACGGGATCTTGTGGCACACCCTCGACGGGGCGTGCCGGCATCTGCATTGCCTGATCCTCGCCGGGTGCGTCTCCCGAATGCGCATCGCCCACAAGGCCGGGCACGTCACCATCGACCACGAGGTGATGGGCGGCGAGCCGTGCATTCGGGGTACCCGCGTCCCCGTCGAATGCATCACCAGCCTTTTCCCCGAGCCGGACGAGTGGATTCACGAGTGCTACCCGACCGTGCCGCTGGGCGCGATCCGGTGGCTACGCGCCAACCACAAGGAGCAAGCATGA
- a CDS encoding phage portal protein, whose product MKLSKNEAALVAKLENLAVRQDRVDAENLAYYLGKQNIEFLGLRLREEWLRQAFPLMWCRTLVQAVVERQNIQRLLRRGVDTEDEDLRRYWETSDMDIQFPTFASNLGIYGRAVMTVSSDPVSGRPRIVVEPVRAITVLVNELGETLAALRRYYDADSREVRRVLYLPDSTIEIKGRGTGGQVTARHEHGLGRVPVVMAVMHDVDGKRTGSPVFEPIKRLADTSAETLLNARVALETVAAPQKVLIDAAARVVDQDGNEVDIYEAFYDSMLRVFSSGDGGAHESKAQVLQLAGADMSGFFQAITTLGQQAASATGLPMRMFGHVTANPPSETTVRGEEARLVRLVELHNQACGAAIGWALSISDRLESGVWPEHGAIDVSWRDPGTPTEAQHADAITKYVQTGVMSRRSALEELGWSDTRINREMDRLRAEAEEQDFGYRSLARGVIEADVIDSESIHDA is encoded by the coding sequence ATGAAGCTCAGCAAGAATGAAGCGGCTCTGGTGGCGAAGTTGGAGAACCTCGCGGTCCGCCAGGATCGGGTTGATGCGGAGAACCTCGCCTACTACCTGGGTAAGCAGAACATCGAGTTCTTGGGGCTGCGGCTGCGCGAGGAGTGGCTGCGGCAGGCTTTCCCGCTGATGTGGTGCCGGACTCTGGTGCAGGCCGTGGTGGAGCGGCAGAACATTCAGCGGTTGCTGCGACGAGGCGTCGACACCGAGGACGAGGACCTGCGTCGTTACTGGGAAACCTCGGACATGGACATTCAGTTCCCGACGTTCGCGTCGAACCTGGGGATCTACGGCCGTGCCGTGATGACCGTGTCCTCGGATCCAGTCAGCGGTCGGCCGCGGATCGTGGTGGAGCCGGTGCGGGCGATTACCGTGCTGGTCAATGAGCTTGGGGAGACGCTGGCGGCGCTTCGCCGGTACTACGACGCGGACTCCCGGGAAGTGCGGCGGGTGCTGTACCTGCCGGACTCGACCATCGAGATCAAGGGGCGGGGCACGGGCGGTCAGGTCACGGCGCGGCATGAGCATGGACTTGGTCGGGTGCCGGTGGTGATGGCCGTGATGCATGACGTCGATGGCAAGCGCACGGGTTCGCCGGTGTTTGAGCCGATCAAGCGGTTGGCGGACACGTCGGCGGAGACGCTGCTCAACGCCCGGGTGGCGCTGGAGACGGTGGCGGCGCCGCAGAAGGTCTTGATCGACGCGGCGGCCCGGGTCGTGGACCAGGACGGCAACGAGGTGGACATCTACGAGGCGTTCTATGACTCAATGCTGCGGGTGTTCTCGTCGGGGGATGGCGGCGCCCATGAGTCGAAGGCTCAGGTTTTGCAGCTGGCCGGCGCGGACATGTCCGGGTTCTTTCAGGCGATCACGACCCTGGGGCAGCAGGCGGCGTCGGCAACGGGGTTGCCGATGCGGATGTTTGGTCACGTCACGGCGAATCCGCCGTCGGAGACGACGGTGCGCGGTGAGGAGGCCCGGTTGGTGCGGCTGGTTGAGCTGCACAACCAGGCGTGCGGCGCGGCGATCGGTTGGGCGCTGTCTATCTCTGACCGGCTGGAGTCCGGGGTGTGGCCGGAGCACGGTGCGATCGATGTGTCGTGGCGCGACCCGGGCACTCCGACGGAGGCGCAGCACGCCGACGCGATCACGAAGTACGTCCAGACCGGCGTGATGTCACGCCGGTCGGCGCTGGAGGAGCTGGGCTGGTCGGATACCCGCATCAACCGAGAAATGGACCGTCTGCGCGCGGAGGCGGAGGAGCAGGACTTCGGTTACCGGTCGCTGGCCCGCGGGGTCATCGAGGCGGACGTGATCGACTCGGAGTCGATCCACGATGCGTAG
- a CDS encoding major capsid protein: MAITLAQAKLNTQDDYDTTVIDEFRKDSPLLDALPFQQAVNPAGGGATLDFSYRRLVTQATAETRAIGEEYSKQNVTTEKITGTLAEIGGAYEIDRRIAHLGAAATDEIALQTAQKIKAARAKFNDEVINGDVGVDANGFDGLDKALTGSSTELTGGKDWTAFTDAASYLAVLDDLDELQSELDGPGSLLIANKAVLAKIRAAARRANMYTKSPVDGLTTPAGAPLTREMVGDLVLVEAGTKAGSNDPVIPVDSGEGTTDIYIVRLGLDGFHGMTTAGGNIVRTKLPDFSTAGAVKTGEVYLENVGVALKATKAAAVLRGVKVR, from the coding sequence ATGGCTATCACTCTGGCTCAGGCCAAGCTCAACACCCAGGACGACTACGACACCACGGTCATCGATGAGTTCCGCAAGGATTCGCCGCTGCTCGACGCGCTGCCGTTCCAGCAGGCCGTCAACCCGGCTGGTGGCGGCGCGACGCTCGACTTCTCCTACCGCCGTCTGGTCACCCAGGCGACCGCCGAGACCCGTGCGATCGGCGAGGAGTACAGCAAGCAGAACGTCACGACCGAGAAGATCACCGGCACCCTGGCCGAGATCGGTGGCGCCTACGAGATCGACCGCCGCATCGCCCACCTCGGCGCGGCGGCGACCGACGAGATCGCGCTGCAGACCGCCCAGAAGATCAAGGCCGCCCGCGCGAAGTTCAACGACGAGGTCATCAACGGCGACGTCGGTGTCGACGCCAACGGCTTCGATGGTCTGGACAAGGCCTTGACCGGCTCGTCGACCGAACTGACCGGTGGGAAGGACTGGACCGCGTTCACCGACGCCGCGTCGTACCTCGCGGTGCTCGACGACCTCGACGAGCTGCAGTCCGAGCTCGACGGCCCGGGCTCCCTGCTCATCGCCAACAAGGCGGTGCTGGCGAAGATCCGTGCGGCCGCGCGCCGCGCCAACATGTACACCAAGTCCCCGGTCGACGGCCTGACCACTCCGGCCGGCGCCCCGCTGACCCGCGAGATGGTCGGCGACCTGGTCCTCGTCGAGGCCGGCACCAAGGCCGGGTCGAATGACCCGGTCATCCCGGTCGACAGTGGCGAAGGCACCACGGACATCTACATCGTCCGCCTCGGCCTCGATGGCTTCCACGGCATGACCACCGCCGGCGGCAACATCGTCCGCACCAAGCTGCCGGACTTCTCCACCGCTGGCGCGGTGAAGACCGGCGAGGTGTACCTCGAGAACGTCGGTGTGGCGCTGAAGGCCACGAAGGCCGCGGCGGTTCTGCGTGGCGTGAAGGTGCGCTAA